The following proteins are co-located in the Bombus pascuorum chromosome 3, iyBomPasc1.1, whole genome shotgun sequence genome:
- the LOC132904982 gene encoding cyclin-dependent kinase 12 isoform X3: MPSSRDIERAERNGRFRARRRDSTSSDINRHSFEAPDKKHRRHGKNKSSGKKKKKRSRDKSIENVPTVASSIVKPLVEYSDVSSEDLSEPEAGEIQSEDSRGNSYTDGEVPETVLQRRYYGGSPVRALGASPISLSPSPPVQHRHVNRHYSPNEQQPSTMHGGTPEYEEESRRYARRKEKKHKREKKKKRSLSPSSSTGKKKKRKSKRHSHSLSPHRIADEIIISPEHEKPIGNWSESPPLPLKDSTSPISPATPQEQRCLSDVELEITRQPRNVTPPSLPPRPTESPHTPLLPPRTTTPENSKASLSTMKHTPERQKHSPSIHTRRSSISPGPAISSSRRRPHSPSPPSRRRDHSPTRRRDFSPSPMVHRLRHSPSPSTRRREFSPSPVSHRRRDPVNSPPSSKRRRREESERRHRHHEKDRRDKRKSRSTRSPTGSRLHLPLSRSRSRSPGRWRKLQSRSRSRSRRRSRTPKKSRSPSKSHKSTRKHKSKSPRPSRIPSPSPHRSRARSPSSITARNLRVQAKISETSLFAELVKDRNMRELAYKKLQAAKEKAVTQDEVQIIEGTDEKDSSSVSSENKASTDNKDKYVNHKDQLKTTNESMKPVDLVDIPVPISDDNGIAGKTPPLPITQTVNAPNVIPATNQHMFVYTSPTTTTSVCPVTVTNSPSFPTVTNLQAPPLPQSESANTTGLVSMSVPIPVPVPVLPNLSVPPPPIPIPVPAPNTAMSKFNPPNNLVPLKSVDPPKPPIVAFKTKSLSRLPLPPGINQNDLESIDSPPSRSPSPPSKAQMKFPASTTKPPQKKSIKDLPMPPVVPGSEDLSGEDDPNATPPRTKVERVPPKPKLKRPKILKRRSSRNCHMPMSASSGKDWGERSVDVFEVIAQIGEGTYGQVYKAQDKRAGVLVALKKVRLENEKEGFPITAVREIKILRQLNHKNIVNLREIVTDKQDALDFRKDKGSFYLVFEYMDHDLMGLLESGMVDFNEMNNASIMKQLLDGLNYCHSKNFLHRDIKCSNILMNNKGEVKLADFGLARLYNAEDRQRPYTNKVITLWYRPPELLLGEERYGPAIDVWSCGCILGELFSKKPLFQANVEMMQLEMISRVCGTPTPAVWPSVIKLPLWHTLKPKKSHRRRLREDFSFMPAPALDLLDKMLELDPEKRITAADALKSAWLKNVQPEQMPAPQLPTWQDCHELWSKKRRRQQREQQESSAGKMPLLPLPNKGGPHKAMEDLSDVGGSSKRLKMEAGYNSHPNRLDTESFYGGDNLFNQSRPYMVSSPSYYYTSPPPVTPRPKGDVNRPYMISSPSYFYVSPPSIIPRPKGDTTSHMSEIYTEDNLVRKLSALTNVLNQGKPIRVEDLMSLRSDNESDPKVVQLLGELHAELRLAANSRSSGLIESHLPVLNPLPLDTNAAQSGNFDAHAVYAGDDAMSSGRWSQVATAGVRSALLALMSRYGLETCNPSPVITRPPGKPISNLTQNLSLPSTSSQSAFSS; the protein is encoded by the exons ATGCCTAGCAGTCGTGATATTGAAAGAGCTGAACGTAATGGAAGATTTCGAGCACGTAGAAGAGATAGTACCAGCAGTGATATAAATCGACATAGTTTTGAAGCACCTGATAAGAAGCATAGAAGGCatgggaaaaataaaagttctgggaaaaagaaaaagaagagatcgAGAGATAAGTCCATAGAGAATGTTCCAACTGTAGCTTCTTCCATTGTTAAACCTTTGGTTGAATACTCAGATGTGAGCAGCGAAGACTTGTCTGAACCAGAAGCTGGGGAAATTCAGTCAGAAGATAGTAGAGGTAATAGCTATACAGACGGAGAAGTACCTGAAACAGTTTTACAAAGACGTTATTATGGAGGGAGTCCAGTACGTGCACTTGGAGCATCTCCTATTAGTCTTTCGCCATCTCCACCAGTTCAACATAGACATGTTAATAGACATTATTCGCcaaatgaacaacaaccatcTACAATGCATGGTGGAACACCTGAATATGAAGAAGAGTCTAGACGATAtgcaagaagaaaagagaaaaaacacaaacgagaaaagaagaagaagagaagtcTTAGTCCTTCATCCAGTActgggaaaaagaaaaaacgaaagtcTAAAAGGCATTCTCATAGTCTGAGCCCACATCGTATTGCAGATGAAATTATCATAAGCCCCGAGCATGAAAAACCAATTGGAAATTGGTCAGAATCACCGCCTTTACCGTTAAAAGATAGTACCTCACCGATATCACCTGCTACACCACAAGAACAAAGGTGTTTAAGTGATGTAGAACTTGAAATAACAAGGCAACCTCGAAATGTAACTCCTCCATCACTTCCTCCAAGACCAACAGAATCCCCCCATACCCCTTTATTACCTCCAAGAACGACGACGCCAGAGAATAGCAAAGCAAGTTTATCAACAATGAAACATACTCCTGAAAGACAAAAGCATAGTCCTAGTATCCATACGCGACGTAGTAGCATTAGTCCAGGGCCCGCTATTAGCTCGAGTCGTAGGAGACCTCATAGTCCTTCGCCACCATCAAGACGAAGGGACCATAGCCCAACGAGAAGAAGAGATTTTAGTCCAAGTCCAATGGTGCATAGACTTAGGCACAGTCCTAGTCCTTCAACAAGGCGAAGGGAATTTAGCCCAAGTCCTGTAAGTCACCGACGTAGAGATCCTGTTAATTCTCCACCTTCGAGTAAACGTAGACGGCGAGAAGAATCCGAAAGACGACATAGACATCATGAAAAAGACAGAAGAGATAAAAGGAAGTCGAGGTCAACTAGAAGTCCTACTGGAAGCAG gTTACATTTACCTCTTTCTCGTTCACGATCACGAAGTCCTGGACGATGGCGAAAGTTACAATCACGATCTAGATCGCGTTCACGGAGAAGAAGTCGTACTCCAAAAAAATCTCGTTCTCCTAGCAAGTCACATAAATCGACAAGAAAACACAAATCAAAGAGTCCACGTCCTTCGAGGATaccttctccttctcctcaTAGATCCAGAGCAAGAAGCCCCTCAAGTATCACAGCAAGAAATCTCCGAGTACAAGCAAAGATTAGTGAAACTAGTTTATTTGCTGAACTCGTGAAAGATAGAAACATGAGGGAATTAGCATACAAGAAATTACAAGCAGCTAAGGAGAAGGCTGTTACTCAAGATGAAGTTCAAATTATAGAAGGAACTGATGAAAAAGATAGTAGTAGTGTATCTTCTGAGAACAAAGCATCCACAGACAATAAGGATAAGTACGTGAATCATAAAGACCAATTGAAGACAACAAATGAAAGTATGAAGCCTGTTGATCTTGTGGATATTCCTGTTCCAATATCGGATGACAATGGAATAGCGGGAAAGACGCCACCATTGCCAATTACACAAACTGTTAATGCACCAAATGTAATACCTGCAACTAATCAGCATATGTTTGTATATACTTCACCTACAACTACCACTAGTGTCTGTCCAGTGACTGTTACAAATAGTCCAAGTTTCCCAACTGTTACAAATCTGCAAGCACCACCATTGCCACAATCTGAGTCTGCAAATACAACAGGTTTAGTGTCTATGTCAGTGCCTATTCCTGTACCAGTACCTGTTCTCCCTAATTTATCTGTTCCACCACCACCTATACCTATACCAGTTCCAGCACCAAATACGGCTATGTCTAAATTTAATCCTCCTAACAATCTAGTTCCTCTTAAGTCGGTAGATCCTCCTAAGCCTCCTATCGTAGCATTCAAAACTAAAAGTTTATCACGGTTACCATTACCACCTGGAATTAATCAAAATGATTTGGAGAGTATAGACTCACCACCGAGTCGATCTCCAAGTCCGCCTAGTAAGGCACAAATGAAATTCCCAGCTTCAACTACAAAACCACCGCAAAAAAAGAGTATTAAAGACTTACCTATGCCACCGG TTGTTCCTGGATCAGAAGATTTAAGTGGAGAAGATGATCCAAATGCAACGCCTCCTCGTACAAAAGTTGAACGTGTACCACCAAAACCGAAATTAAAAAGACcaaaaattttgaaacgtaGAAGTTCTAGAAATTGTCATATGCCTATGTCGGCTTCGAGTGGTAAAGATTGGGGAGAACGCTCTGTTGACGTATTTGAAGTCATAGCTCAAATAGGAGAGGGTACTTATGGACAAGTTTATAAAGCTCAAGACAAACGAGCTGGTGTGCTTGTTGCATTGAAAAAAGTTCgtttggaaaatgaaaaagaaggatTTCCCATTACGGCAGTAcgagaaattaaaatcttaCGACAACTCAATCACAAAAATATCGTGAATTTGAGGGAAATAGTTACGGACAAACAAGACGCGTTAGATTTTAGAAAg GACAAAGGTTCATTCTATCTCGTATTTGAATACATGGATCATGACTTGATGGGTCTTTTGGAGTCTGGAATGGTCGATTTCAATGAAATGAATAATGCAAGCATCATGAAGCAATTATTAGATGGATTAAATTACTGCCACAGTAAAAACTTTTTACATAGAGATATCAAGTGTTCTAATATACTGATGAATAACAA aggGGAAGTTAAATTAGCTGATTTTGGACTTGCAAGACTTTATAATGCTGAAGATAGGCAGCGGCCCTATACGAACAAAGTGATAACTTTGTGGTATAGGCCACCTGAATTATTACTGGGCGAAGAACGTTATGGCCCTGCAATAGATGTGTGGAGTTGTGGCTGTATTTTAggagaattattttctaagaaacCACTATTTCAG gCAAATGTAGAAATGATGCAGTTGGAGATGATTTCCAGAGTCTGTGGTACACCGACTCCTGCTGTTTGGCCTTCTGTGATAAAACTGCCATTATGGCATACATTGAAACCAAAAAAATCACATAGAAGACGTTTACGAgaagatttttcatttatgcCAGCACCAGCACTGGATCTTTTAGATAAAATGCTGGAACTAGATCCAGAAAAGCGAATAACGGCTGCTGATGCACTTAAAAGTGCATGGCTGAAAAATGTTCAACCTGAGCA gATGCCAGCACCTCAGCTTCCTACTTGGCAAGACTGTCATGAGCTCTGGAGTAAAAAACGAAGACGTCAGCAGCGTGAGCAACAAGAAAGCTCTGCTGGAAAGATGCCTCTTCTCCCTCTTCCAAATAAAGGAGGTCCCCATAAGGCTATGGAAGATCTGTCTGATGTCGGGGG GTCTTCCAAACGTTTAAAAATGGAAGCAGGTTACAATTCTCATCCAAATCGACTTGATACGGAATCTTTCTATGGGGGAGATAATTTGTTCAACCAAAGCAGACCTTACATGGTCTCATCGCCATCATATTATTACACAAGTCCTCCACCTGTTACACCACGACCCAAGGGAGATGTTAACAGACCTTATATGATCTCATCAccatcatatttttatgttagTCCACCATCAATTATACCACGGCCCAAAGGAGATACTACCTCTCATATGTCAGAAATATACACAGAAGATAATCTTGTTCGAAAATTAAGTGCTCTCACAAATGTATTAAATCAGGGAAAACCAATTCGTGTTGAAGATCTCATGTCACTTCGATCAGATAATGAG AGTGACCCAAAAGTAGTACAATTACTAGGAGAATTGCATGCTGAACTACGACTTGCTGCAAATTCAAGATCAAGTGGACTAATAGAATCTCACCTTCCTGTACTAAATCCACTACCTTTAG aTACAAATGCAGCACAGTCAGGAAATTTTGATGCACATGCAGTTTATGCTGGTGATGATGCAATGAGTTCTGGAAGGTGGTCGCAGGTGGCTACAGCTGGTGTTCGCAGTGCATTATTAGCGCTAATGTCGCGCTATGGTTTGGAAACTTGCAATCCTTCCCCTGTTATCACCCGACCCCCAGGTAAACCAATATCCAACCTAACACAAAACCTATCCCTACCCTCGACTTCCTCTCAGTCAGCATTCAGCTCATAA
- the LOC132904982 gene encoding cyclin-dependent kinase 12 isoform X1: MYVNVLGDMPSSRDIERAERNGRFRARRRDSTSSDINRHSFEAPDKKHRRHGKNKSSGKKKKKRSRDKSIENVPTVASSIVKPLVEYSDVSSEDLSEPEAGEIQSEDSRGNSYTDGEVPETVLQRRYYGGSPVRALGASPISLSPSPPVQHRHVNRHYSPNEQQPSTMHGGTPEYEEESRRYARRKEKKHKREKKKKRSLSPSSSTGKKKKRKSKRHSHSLSPHRIADEIIISPEHEKPIGNWSESPPLPLKDSTSPISPATPQEQRCLSDVELEITRQPRNVTPPSLPPRPTESPHTPLLPPRTTTPENSKASLSTMKHTPERQKHSPSIHTRRSSISPGPAISSSRRRPHSPSPPSRRRDHSPTRRRDFSPSPMVHRLRHSPSPSTRRREFSPSPVSHRRRDPVNSPPSSKRRRREESERRHRHHEKDRRDKRKSRSTRSPTGSRLHLPLSRSRSRSPGRWRKLQSRSRSRSRRRSRTPKKSRSPSKSHKSTRKHKSKSPRPSRIPSPSPHRSRARSPSSITARNLRVQAKISETSLFAELVKDRNMRELAYKKLQAAKEKAVTQDEVQIIEGTDEKDSSSVSSENKASTDNKDKYVNHKDQLKTTNESMKPVDLVDIPVPISDDNGIAGKTPPLPITQTVNAPNVIPATNQHMFVYTSPTTTTSVCPVTVTNSPSFPTVTNLQAPPLPQSESANTTGLVSMSVPIPVPVPVLPNLSVPPPPIPIPVPAPNTAMSKFNPPNNLVPLKSVDPPKPPIVAFKTKSLSRLPLPPGINQNDLESIDSPPSRSPSPPSKAQMKFPASTTKPPQKKSIKDLPMPPVVPGSEDLSGEDDPNATPPRTKVERVPPKPKLKRPKILKRRSSRNCHMPMSASSGKDWGERSVDVFEVIAQIGEGTYGQVYKAQDKRAGVLVALKKVRLENEKEGFPITAVREIKILRQLNHKNIVNLREIVTDKQDALDFRKDKGSFYLVFEYMDHDLMGLLESGMVDFNEMNNASIMKQLLDGLNYCHSKNFLHRDIKCSNILMNNKGEVKLADFGLARLYNAEDRQRPYTNKVITLWYRPPELLLGEERYGPAIDVWSCGCILGELFSKKPLFQANVEMMQLEMISRVCGTPTPAVWPSVIKLPLWHTLKPKKSHRRRLREDFSFMPAPALDLLDKMLELDPEKRITAADALKSAWLKNVQPEQMPAPQLPTWQDCHELWSKKRRRQQREQQESSAGKMPLLPLPNKGGPHKAMEDLSDVGGSSKRLKMEAGYNSHPNRLDTESFYGGDNLFNQSRPYMVSSPSYYYTSPPPVTPRPKGDVNRPYMISSPSYFYVSPPSIIPRPKGDTTSHMSEIYTEDNLVRKLSALTNVLNQGKPIRVEDLMSLRSDNESDPKVVQLLGELHAELRLAANSRSSGLIESHLPVLNPLPLDTNAAQSGNFDAHAVYAGDDAMSSGRWSQVATAGVRSALLALMSRYGLETCNPSPVITRPPGKPISNLTQNLSLPSTSSQSAFSS; encoded by the exons ATGTATGTGAATGTAC TAGGTGACATGCCTAGCAGTCGTGATATTGAAAGAGCTGAACGTAATGGAAGATTTCGAGCACGTAGAAGAGATAGTACCAGCAGTGATATAAATCGACATAGTTTTGAAGCACCTGATAAGAAGCATAGAAGGCatgggaaaaataaaagttctgggaaaaagaaaaagaagagatcgAGAGATAAGTCCATAGAGAATGTTCCAACTGTAGCTTCTTCCATTGTTAAACCTTTGGTTGAATACTCAGATGTGAGCAGCGAAGACTTGTCTGAACCAGAAGCTGGGGAAATTCAGTCAGAAGATAGTAGAGGTAATAGCTATACAGACGGAGAAGTACCTGAAACAGTTTTACAAAGACGTTATTATGGAGGGAGTCCAGTACGTGCACTTGGAGCATCTCCTATTAGTCTTTCGCCATCTCCACCAGTTCAACATAGACATGTTAATAGACATTATTCGCcaaatgaacaacaaccatcTACAATGCATGGTGGAACACCTGAATATGAAGAAGAGTCTAGACGATAtgcaagaagaaaagagaaaaaacacaaacgagaaaagaagaagaagagaagtcTTAGTCCTTCATCCAGTActgggaaaaagaaaaaacgaaagtcTAAAAGGCATTCTCATAGTCTGAGCCCACATCGTATTGCAGATGAAATTATCATAAGCCCCGAGCATGAAAAACCAATTGGAAATTGGTCAGAATCACCGCCTTTACCGTTAAAAGATAGTACCTCACCGATATCACCTGCTACACCACAAGAACAAAGGTGTTTAAGTGATGTAGAACTTGAAATAACAAGGCAACCTCGAAATGTAACTCCTCCATCACTTCCTCCAAGACCAACAGAATCCCCCCATACCCCTTTATTACCTCCAAGAACGACGACGCCAGAGAATAGCAAAGCAAGTTTATCAACAATGAAACATACTCCTGAAAGACAAAAGCATAGTCCTAGTATCCATACGCGACGTAGTAGCATTAGTCCAGGGCCCGCTATTAGCTCGAGTCGTAGGAGACCTCATAGTCCTTCGCCACCATCAAGACGAAGGGACCATAGCCCAACGAGAAGAAGAGATTTTAGTCCAAGTCCAATGGTGCATAGACTTAGGCACAGTCCTAGTCCTTCAACAAGGCGAAGGGAATTTAGCCCAAGTCCTGTAAGTCACCGACGTAGAGATCCTGTTAATTCTCCACCTTCGAGTAAACGTAGACGGCGAGAAGAATCCGAAAGACGACATAGACATCATGAAAAAGACAGAAGAGATAAAAGGAAGTCGAGGTCAACTAGAAGTCCTACTGGAAGCAG gTTACATTTACCTCTTTCTCGTTCACGATCACGAAGTCCTGGACGATGGCGAAAGTTACAATCACGATCTAGATCGCGTTCACGGAGAAGAAGTCGTACTCCAAAAAAATCTCGTTCTCCTAGCAAGTCACATAAATCGACAAGAAAACACAAATCAAAGAGTCCACGTCCTTCGAGGATaccttctccttctcctcaTAGATCCAGAGCAAGAAGCCCCTCAAGTATCACAGCAAGAAATCTCCGAGTACAAGCAAAGATTAGTGAAACTAGTTTATTTGCTGAACTCGTGAAAGATAGAAACATGAGGGAATTAGCATACAAGAAATTACAAGCAGCTAAGGAGAAGGCTGTTACTCAAGATGAAGTTCAAATTATAGAAGGAACTGATGAAAAAGATAGTAGTAGTGTATCTTCTGAGAACAAAGCATCCACAGACAATAAGGATAAGTACGTGAATCATAAAGACCAATTGAAGACAACAAATGAAAGTATGAAGCCTGTTGATCTTGTGGATATTCCTGTTCCAATATCGGATGACAATGGAATAGCGGGAAAGACGCCACCATTGCCAATTACACAAACTGTTAATGCACCAAATGTAATACCTGCAACTAATCAGCATATGTTTGTATATACTTCACCTACAACTACCACTAGTGTCTGTCCAGTGACTGTTACAAATAGTCCAAGTTTCCCAACTGTTACAAATCTGCAAGCACCACCATTGCCACAATCTGAGTCTGCAAATACAACAGGTTTAGTGTCTATGTCAGTGCCTATTCCTGTACCAGTACCTGTTCTCCCTAATTTATCTGTTCCACCACCACCTATACCTATACCAGTTCCAGCACCAAATACGGCTATGTCTAAATTTAATCCTCCTAACAATCTAGTTCCTCTTAAGTCGGTAGATCCTCCTAAGCCTCCTATCGTAGCATTCAAAACTAAAAGTTTATCACGGTTACCATTACCACCTGGAATTAATCAAAATGATTTGGAGAGTATAGACTCACCACCGAGTCGATCTCCAAGTCCGCCTAGTAAGGCACAAATGAAATTCCCAGCTTCAACTACAAAACCACCGCAAAAAAAGAGTATTAAAGACTTACCTATGCCACCGG TTGTTCCTGGATCAGAAGATTTAAGTGGAGAAGATGATCCAAATGCAACGCCTCCTCGTACAAAAGTTGAACGTGTACCACCAAAACCGAAATTAAAAAGACcaaaaattttgaaacgtaGAAGTTCTAGAAATTGTCATATGCCTATGTCGGCTTCGAGTGGTAAAGATTGGGGAGAACGCTCTGTTGACGTATTTGAAGTCATAGCTCAAATAGGAGAGGGTACTTATGGACAAGTTTATAAAGCTCAAGACAAACGAGCTGGTGTGCTTGTTGCATTGAAAAAAGTTCgtttggaaaatgaaaaagaaggatTTCCCATTACGGCAGTAcgagaaattaaaatcttaCGACAACTCAATCACAAAAATATCGTGAATTTGAGGGAAATAGTTACGGACAAACAAGACGCGTTAGATTTTAGAAAg GACAAAGGTTCATTCTATCTCGTATTTGAATACATGGATCATGACTTGATGGGTCTTTTGGAGTCTGGAATGGTCGATTTCAATGAAATGAATAATGCAAGCATCATGAAGCAATTATTAGATGGATTAAATTACTGCCACAGTAAAAACTTTTTACATAGAGATATCAAGTGTTCTAATATACTGATGAATAACAA aggGGAAGTTAAATTAGCTGATTTTGGACTTGCAAGACTTTATAATGCTGAAGATAGGCAGCGGCCCTATACGAACAAAGTGATAACTTTGTGGTATAGGCCACCTGAATTATTACTGGGCGAAGAACGTTATGGCCCTGCAATAGATGTGTGGAGTTGTGGCTGTATTTTAggagaattattttctaagaaacCACTATTTCAG gCAAATGTAGAAATGATGCAGTTGGAGATGATTTCCAGAGTCTGTGGTACACCGACTCCTGCTGTTTGGCCTTCTGTGATAAAACTGCCATTATGGCATACATTGAAACCAAAAAAATCACATAGAAGACGTTTACGAgaagatttttcatttatgcCAGCACCAGCACTGGATCTTTTAGATAAAATGCTGGAACTAGATCCAGAAAAGCGAATAACGGCTGCTGATGCACTTAAAAGTGCATGGCTGAAAAATGTTCAACCTGAGCA gATGCCAGCACCTCAGCTTCCTACTTGGCAAGACTGTCATGAGCTCTGGAGTAAAAAACGAAGACGTCAGCAGCGTGAGCAACAAGAAAGCTCTGCTGGAAAGATGCCTCTTCTCCCTCTTCCAAATAAAGGAGGTCCCCATAAGGCTATGGAAGATCTGTCTGATGTCGGGGG GTCTTCCAAACGTTTAAAAATGGAAGCAGGTTACAATTCTCATCCAAATCGACTTGATACGGAATCTTTCTATGGGGGAGATAATTTGTTCAACCAAAGCAGACCTTACATGGTCTCATCGCCATCATATTATTACACAAGTCCTCCACCTGTTACACCACGACCCAAGGGAGATGTTAACAGACCTTATATGATCTCATCAccatcatatttttatgttagTCCACCATCAATTATACCACGGCCCAAAGGAGATACTACCTCTCATATGTCAGAAATATACACAGAAGATAATCTTGTTCGAAAATTAAGTGCTCTCACAAATGTATTAAATCAGGGAAAACCAATTCGTGTTGAAGATCTCATGTCACTTCGATCAGATAATGAG AGTGACCCAAAAGTAGTACAATTACTAGGAGAATTGCATGCTGAACTACGACTTGCTGCAAATTCAAGATCAAGTGGACTAATAGAATCTCACCTTCCTGTACTAAATCCACTACCTTTAG aTACAAATGCAGCACAGTCAGGAAATTTTGATGCACATGCAGTTTATGCTGGTGATGATGCAATGAGTTCTGGAAGGTGGTCGCAGGTGGCTACAGCTGGTGTTCGCAGTGCATTATTAGCGCTAATGTCGCGCTATGGTTTGGAAACTTGCAATCCTTCCCCTGTTATCACCCGACCCCCAGGTAAACCAATATCCAACCTAACACAAAACCTATCCCTACCCTCGACTTCCTCTCAGTCAGCATTCAGCTCATAA